The window ACGCATTTTTGTTCGTCGTCTCGGGGCTCTAACGCTTCACGCTGGAAGCCTCCTGGACTAATGCGATGATTGTACTGCAAGTGCAAAACTGCCATGAGTCCATCACTGCTAATAAATACTCTCTATATATTAAAATATAAGTCATTTTTTATACTATGGCATTGTCAAAAAGTCTATATTTTGATAGGGAGTATAATCTATGAATAAATAACCAATTGTTTTCTGTAACAAATAACATATCTAGTATCTTCACTTTGCACTAAACTGTGGCTGCTTTAACTCATAAGGCATTCAGGCGCCTTAAAAATTCTTGGGCTATTCAGCGTCACTCATATTCACCCAAATATGGGATAAATATGAGGCGATCCCGAACACGTTACTCATATCCAACTAAATATAAGACAAGTATGGGGCAGTCCGGGAGCGTCTGCCACGTCAACTCAGCCCAGTCCTGGTCCACGCATGCCACACAAATGTCCCTATTTGAATTACCCTAGACCGCAGTCAACTTCAATCCTAGTTCCGTCCACTCCACTCCTGATCCCCTCCGAACCCATTCGATGGCCGACGACCGAAGCAGCGCTGGCTCGGGTGGGAAATCCGGCTCTGATGACGACTAGACAAGCCTGCTGCGTGAAGCGGAGCCCGATGATGTGGAGGTCGCCCTCTGCATCGCATTAAGTCAAAAATAGCTCGACCAAGGTGGATCCGACAACGGCGAATCTACTTCACCAACGTCCGGTGCCGACCCCTCTCGCCCAGCGTGCAGCTCCGACCACTCCGTTCCACGCCGACAACCagaagaagaagggggcggcAAGGAAATGGTGATTTCCTCCGCCCTTCCAAGTCTGTAATATGCATGTGCACTGTTCGACGATGAACTTCGACAAACTATGGTCCTTGTCCGGTGATGCAGTGGTGATCCGGCATGTTGATCGTGTTTTGCATGGGTTTGGGTTCCGGATATGAACGTAGATGTGAAAGCTAACATATAAGGCCGGGGGCCTAACCAAACCCGACATAGACAACCCAGGCCCAGGCAACCGTGCGTCGCTCGTAGAAATCAGGCCTAAGCCCTACCCGTCAATGTAAAAGCCCACAGGGCCTCAGGCTGGGCCTCTTTGCTAAATAGCAAATATGACGGGCTCAGCCCGGCCTTCGGGCCCAATATCCAGGCCCAGGCCTAGCCCGTGAGCAACGTCGGGCTGGGCTTTTTCGGGCCGGCCAGATCAGGCCGTCCGGGCCCGGCTGCACATAGCCAGGTATACTGTCAACCACATAACTCTGATGAAATattaataaaaaaagaaaaacataAGTCGATGAAAAGCGCCGTCCGGAAATATACATGAAAATGTCGCCCCCCTGTATATACATGAAAAATGTCCACACTACATTTATGACGACGGATGTATACCACATGAAAAATCTGTATACGATATTTATGAGCTGAAAGTGAGGCATCGATCGATCGACATTGTGTTGCCAGACCTACCCTGTTCCTCTCTCCTCCTTCGTCCCCAAGGCTCTGAATCCCCTGCAGTTTCCTCTGAAGAACTCTGCATCCGAGTGTAACTGAAGAACTCTGCATCCAAGTGTAATCTGAAGAACTCTGCATCCGAGTGTAAGTGTGTAACCGATACATTTTTTGCACCACTATGCAGTCTATGCTAGTGCGTGGCCAAGAGGGCCGTCGGTCCAACACGATCTACCTACAGCGCCAGTGCATGACCAGTTCATCGCCGGAATTAATCAACATGATCGCCGGAGGTACGCCTTATGATCGTCGATTGATCTGATTACACAGTAAGGACGAGACAAGAACTAACAAACAAACGGAACTAATAGTAGTTCATACACGTGAAGACGACGAGATTACCAACAGCTGGGAGAGTACAGAGACGCAAAGAGAGAATAACATATCGTAACGATCTAGCCGCGACGAGCCTAGGCGCCGGGGGCGGCGTCCTTGGTGCGGTTGCCGAGGTATCCGCCGTACTCGCGGCGGGCGTAGTCCTTGACGTGGCTGGCGGTGTCGGCGAGGCGGCTGCGGGCGCGGTCCACGCGGTCGGCGCCCACGGGGTGCCGCCCCGTGAAGTACCGGTACGCCCAGGTGGCTGCGGCGAGGGCGGCCACGGCGAACCCGACGAAGGAGAGCGCCGCCACGGCCACGACCAGGAGCGCGAACGAGAACGGCACCCAGATGGGGCTGGTCAGCAGCGCCAGCGGGCCGAGGAAGACGAGCGCCACCACCGCGCCCGTGAACGTCAGCCCCGCCAGCACCAGCAGCGCCGCGCCGGCGAGCAGCAGGGTCAGCAGGCCCACCACCTGCGTCGCGTTCGGGAGGTGCGCCTGCACGCGCTGCAGCAGCGTCGTCGACGGGTCGTCCAGGTCCGTGCGCCCCGGCCGCCGCGCCGAGGCCACGCCGCCCTCGCCATGCCGATCCGCCATGGGAGGAGGGTGTGAGCGGGAGGTAGCTAGcctaggaggaggaggaagagtgGTGGCAGCTAGGCCAAGCTGGGGGAGAAGGAGACGGCATGGCGGGGGAAGGAGTTAAAGGGGCGGAGAGGGACGCGGGCGCGCGGGCACGTGGCCGGGGCGCCGACCGTGCATGCGCGACGTGTGTGCGACGACGGACGGGGTTGCTCTGCTCGGCTCTGCCCCCTTGTCTATATTCCACCGTGCTCCGCGGATCGGGTTCCATTTTTACTGTAGTTTTTACCGGCGGCACGGCAGGATATGCTGCTGGCGTGATGCCGTTGAGTGGGCATCTGGTGCGGCACGTGTGCGGCGGGGGCGACGGTTCGAGGCGCTGCTGGCTGAGTGTGACACTGACACGGCGATGCCAAGCAGGCCACGGCCGACGGGTGGCCAGGCATGCCTGCGTACATGCTTTGTCGTTGCGCCGGCGGCACTGTTCACAGCCTCGATCTCCTTTTGGGCATCCTGCTGGTGACGCCGGCCGGAGACGTGGGCGACGAGCGGCGTGGCCTCGGTGGAGAGTCGTGGAGATCCACTGAGGTACGCGCACGTACCGACGATGTGTTGCGCGGCAGAGCTTTGGCGAGTTCGTGGTTGCTGCCGTGTAGCACAAATGCACGGCACTGCCTTTTCCTTAACACAGTATAGGCACATACACTATGCATATGCACCTACAATCATCTTTATGAATGTACACACATCACCGTATACTTACAAGCACCTCTAAGAGACGAGATAAGAGTCTTCGTAGTCGACCAAAAGGTCTCCTCGTACTGAGTTAATTGCACGTTTGTACCATAATTAGGGCTAGGATGACAAACTAGTACCACTTTACTTTTTTCACAAATCAGTACCAAATTGGAGCAGACCGCAGCAAATCGAACTAAACTCAGTATAAACCCAATTTGCAGAGCTTTCATAGTTAATGGGAACGTCTCCTCCTACTGAACACACATCGTCGAAAGGCCCGAAATAAATCCAGGGAAATGTGAGCACCGGTGTCAAGTCTATGACTTGAACCCTATTAGGCCAACTCCAACTGGCCAACGCAATCCCCTTTTTTGTTTGTTTGGGTTGGCTGAAGGGGCGGTGTTTGCCCTCGTCAGCGATATCCCTACTAGGGCGCCCATCCGGCCGACCCATTTGGTCCGCTCCACCTGTTTAATTCTTCTTCAAATTTTAACATTCTATGCATATGAATACATCATAGCTACAACCAAACAAAAATCTCATAGTTACTACCAAATGAATTTGAAATTGTCACAAATACAAATAAAAAAATCTGATACATCTATTGATTGCCTAGGTGAGTCCATATATGCTCAATCAAATCATTTTGCATTTGAATGTGAGTTGTCCAATCACATATTTCATGATGAAATTGGATGAAATCTGCAAACATTGCCGGTCCATCATGCTCATCCTCTACTATCGTGTTGTGTATGATCACACAAGTAGTCGTCATATTCCACATCTaccacacaagcagtcatcacatTCAACATCTTATGTTGGCTCCATGTTCTAGTAGGATGCCGAACAATAGCCCATCAAGATTGAAGCACACCGAAAGCACACTCCACATCCTTTCTAGCACTCTCTTGTGCTTGGGCAAACCTAACCCGCTTCTCTCCTACCGGCTTAAAGATTGTCTTCATAAGTGTTGACCACTAAGTATAGATGCCATCAAGTAGGTAGTATCCTTTGTTGTATTCACCTCAAAGTTGAGCTCCGGACAGTTGCCTTCTATAAGTCGTGCGGACACTGGAGACTGCGGAaacacgttgatgtcattgtgagaacCTGCCATGCCGAAGAAAAAGTGCAAAATCCAAAGATCTTGTGATGCCACAGCTTCAAGTATGACCGTGCAAGCTTTAACATGCCCCTTATACTACCCTGCCAAGCAAATGCACAACTCTTCCACTTCTAGTAAATTTATGCAACAAAACATCCATGAAAAGCCCATGGATTCATTGATTGCCAACAATCGAGTTGTATCTGCAGCATTTGGTTCTCTCAAGTACTCTGGAACAAATACTGCAATCACAACTTTGTAGAATCGGTACAATGATGCAAGGCATGTGGACTCACTCATGCGGATATACTCATCTGCAAGATCACCGGGGATTCCTTATGCAAGCATCCGGATAGTTGTAGTACATTTCCGATAAGAGGAGAAGCCAACCCTTCCGAGGGCATCATTCTTGTAGTAACCATACTCCATCACTCCCTCCCAAATACAGTTGAACACATGTCTCGCCATCCGAAAGCGTCGTCGGAAAAGCTTGGTATTGAAGAGTGGGGGCGTGCACTGAAAATAATCGCTATAGAATAGGCAACGGCCGCTCTCTCTATTATGATTCAATGTCGGAGCATGGTCCGGAATCAACCCCATAAACATTGGCAGCATCCTAGAAATGTGCTCATTGATGATCATAGTAGCAACCACAAAGTCCTCGTCGTTGGACAAGGAATCGTCCAACGAATATATGATATTATCGTAGAAGAACTCATCCGAGCTCTCGACCATGGTACCTTGTGGCCAAAAGGCTGAACACCTTGCGGGCAGCGATGAAGGAGGGCGTGGTCGAGCCGCGGCCGATGAAGGGCAGCAGGTCTATTGACGCCGTAGCCCTCCGATGGTGACCATGGAGGCGAGGGCGGTGCCAGCGACCCTTGGCAGGTGTCCCTTCTCATGCTACGACGACAACGATGAGTGGCCACAGACACTGACCTCGGTGGATGCGGCGGCGATGGAGAAGTTGGTGGATGCGCCTGGGTGGTGGTGTTGCAGCCGGAACTGGGTGCCGACAGCGAGGATGGGGTCGAGAgtgtggagggggagggggaagaATGGCCTAGATTACTTGGCGCCTTCACCATGGTCCGTGCACCATTTTCACACATGGTAGGTGGCCGGTTTAGTTTTTTTTAAGGAAAAGGTGGGTTggttttttttaacacagtacagacgcaaacGCTCATATATACACGCGTAGACTCACCCCGATGAACGCACACATGCataccctacccctatgagcacctccgagacactgagccggcatatcatcttgagattttacgaagtcatcgtaggtgcctcgtagtcgacgGGGACATCTCCTCCACCTGAACACGCATCGCCGAAAATCCTCGAATAAAGAATAAATGCGAGTGTCCACCTAACCGTCCAAGTTGGTTCCCAGGTGGCCTGGTTTTGTGGAAGGTGTTTTTGCCTCGCGGGCCATTGCGCGCCCAGAAGGCCCATAGCTAACCCCGTCTACGCCGCCGAGtgaaaacagaaaaagaaaaggagaaagagAGTACTATTGCTGGCCATTGTCGCCGGCCAGGTTCCCctcccggcggcggcgctgcCACCTGATTCCCCCAGTTCTCCGTCGTTTTTGAGCGTTGACGCAAGCCGAAGCAGCTCCGGCGAACCGAGCGCAGCCGCCCCATTCCACGCGGTGGGTTCTCTTCTCCCTCTTTCTCTCCCTCGGCCTTCAGACGGCGGCGCCGCAAACTCCACCTTCTCCCGGCTCGCTCCCCGGCCCAGAGCACGGCACCTAACTCAACTGGAATCTGCTTTGGCGCAGCCACCTTCTGTTGTTTTGTTCGCAGGGTCGCTCCGGCCACATAGCCCTGCAGTACCTCGCCACGTTGGGTTTCTGCTGTTCTGCCCACCGGTGCCATGTAAGAATCCTTCTCTTCAGCACAAGTTACTCCGGTTTTGCATACATTGCGTATGATATTAGCATTACCCGCCCGTCCTAGGGAGCTCGCCGGATTGAGTTCTAGGCATTTTAATCTGACGAGTTTTTCTCTCAAGACTGATGCAGACATTTCAACTGCAACAGATTGCCAGATTGGAAGTAGCAAAAACTAGGTAGTAGTATCTCATTACTGTGGTTCACTTTTTACAAACTGCCCGGTTACAGAATTGCAGCCGAACAAACAAACTTGGACAAAAAATCTGGTATGCTTATAGTATGATCTGAACCTGTAGACTTGACATATACAACTTGATTAAGACAACACTGGAATTTACACTTCTCTTTTGTACAGTTTAGCTAGCCAACTAGTTGTGCCCTCGAAGTTAACCTGAAGACTCCGCACTATGTGTCAGATGCCGGTGGAGCGGGTGCCTGCGTGCTGCTCATCTTGCTTCTCAGCTCCTCAAAGACTTTCATGCTGTCCGCGTCGAAGCCTCCGGCAAACTGCGCAATGGCGAACCGTAAGCTCTCGATTTGAAATTTCCATTTGCCTGTAAATACTCATATTGTTGATAAGAAGTACATACCTGATGAACTCGGAAAGCGAATCTGACGCCCTGGAGAAGCAGGAACTCCCTGTTGGGCTCTTTCTCGGTGCCCTGCAGCGCGTCGAGCTCCGAGGTGACCCTCTCCATGTACTTCTTTGCAAGCTGAACGGATGCCAGTTTGATCTGCAACCAACATATGAAGTTAAACTTTGATTCAAATCTTATTGCATATTCCGATTCAAAACTTATACATCTTTATAATGAATTAGTAATTGTATGCTCTTTCAAGTAAGTAAGGCTGCCAGCATAAGTAGTCTAGAGATGCACACCTTGCCAACTTTTCCTGAATCAGATAGCCAATCGACTGGTATTCCATACTCCTTGTACCGTGCGGTGGTCATGTCTCTTGTACGAAGAAGTGCGTAAACACTCTGCTCCACTCTGTCAGAAGTATGACACTAATTAGTTCACTGAAATTATGATTCTTAGGGTAAACCAATACTTATCAcaaacatcttggaattcgcaAAATATTGCcaattattttctgaaaaattatTACCGATTTACTCTGAAGAACTATGCTGTTTGGGAACATACTAGTTCAGAGAAGGCACTTACTTCTCAAGCAACGAATACATCCTCTTTAGAGCTTCTTCACATGGAAGTTTTGGATCGTCGACAAAGGATGTGGCCTTGTTCTCTAGTTTCACCAGGTCCTGATACTCAAAGGCGGCCTCTCTTAATGCATCAGTTTTGCTCTCTGGCCAATCGAAATGCTTTAGCACTGCTCTCTCATCAACCTAAAAGAAAGGTTAATTGATCTTTTTAGTAGTTGATCATGTGCAGCCTAAGTACAATATCTAACATGGATAAATTAATGGGGTCTTACCAAGAATGACAACTCCTCATCCAGCCAGTGTACAAATGCAACGACATCATCGATATTCGCGAATCTTGCTGCTCGGACCTCACTTGCCAGGGACTCAACAAATTCTCCTTGTGTCTCCACATCAGCTTTGACCTGAAACATTCCATGTTTTTGACAATATTCGTCATAATGAGCTGATTATATTGAAGTTATACCTACTGCCTACAATGATCTGCACTAATGATGGACGGCATGGATTTGGCAGGATTTTTATGCAAGGCGGGCCATCTGAAGATACTTACAGCTAATAGGAATGTTGATCTGTTCTCAATCTCTCCGATCATGTTGCTTCTGTTGTCAGAAACATTCGATGTTTTTGATCCCAAAGAGGTGGTGTCCTTCTTGGCTTCACGTTTCATGAGACTCTGATAGAACTCCACGACCTCCGGAGCACGGTGCACCTTGTCACCACCAGCAAGGCTCTTGGATAGAGagccgggaggcggcggcggcggcggagggccaCCGGGTCTCcctggaggtggtggtggaggaggtgCACCTGGTGGGCGTGGCGGCATCGGTGGTGCACCGCTCGCGGTACTGGTAGCTCCTGAAGCAGCAGCGGCCGATGCCGTGGGTGGTGGACGGGGGACTCTTGGGGCCCTCTTCTCAATTTGGGCAAGCTTCAACTGGGTGACAGCCAGGGGGTTGTTCGGGATATCACTAGATTGCTCACCAGGTTCAGAATTAACTGCAGGGGCCTTCTTCTCCTTTATTTGAGCGAGTTTTGGGGGGAGTGCAGCTCTCGGGGAGGGAACCAGAACTGAACTATAGCCACCACCAAACCTTTGTGCCCTGGCTTGCTCGGCCTTCTCTTTGATCGCCTTCTCCCGTTCCGTCGCAAGCTTATGCCGGTCTTTGTAAGCGGGATACTTCTCATCAGCAAAGCCTTCGACATTCTTCGACATCAACTGGAATGAAGATGCAACATTTGCATCATCTGCGTCACCGGATTCTTGGTCCCTTTTTCCAAATGTTGTAATGGACATACCATCTCCTGCATTTCTGATCATGAGAGACTCCAGGGGCCCCTTTGGTTTCTGGCTCCTCTTCGGAGAGCTACTGGTCAGGGACCGCGAGGACGGGGATGACAGATAGCTGCCGTCATCCTTGCTCCTTCCCCACTTCTTGAGTTTCTGCATCAGGTTCGGCCTCTTGCTTAGGAAGCTGTATCTGCTGGAAGAGCTGTCGATCGAGGCGGTGTCGAAGTCTTCGCTTCTGGGGGAAGAAGGTGCGGAGGAGACACTGTCAAGGTCAGTGTCGCCCTGGCCTCGTTCAGACCCGAATTCGAGCATCATCTGTTTGGCCCTCTCCTGCGACCTTGGGCTGAGCTTCGTGCTGAGGTCGCGGGCAGAGATCTTCCCAGATGGTGTCTGGTAGTTGCGGAGCTCGAATCGCAGACAGGCGTTGACCCAGCGCAGGTACACCAGCTC is drawn from Aegilops tauschii subsp. strangulata cultivar AL8/78 chromosome 1, Aet v6.0, whole genome shotgun sequence and contains these coding sequences:
- the LOC109760105 gene encoding oleosin G; translation: MADRHGEGGVASARRPGRTDLDDPSTTLLQRVQAHLPNATQVVGLLTLLLAGAALLVLAGLTFTGAVVALVFLGPLALLTSPIWVPFSFALLVVAVAALSFVGFAVAALAAATWAYRYFTGRHPVGADRVDRARSRLADTASHVKDYARREYGGYLGNRTKDAAPGA
- the LOC109760103 gene encoding protein CHUP1, chloroplastic; this encodes MLVRLGFVVLATFAAFTLKRGKGPKKDNGQAGKRKEKARHTGHGEKEDEEEEVKTISGIINSALSVDDDDEDDMFSEIESLLGGEVDIPIPGDRYDVKERSRYNAHMANNAAEMERLRGLVRELEEREVKLEGELLEYYGLKEQETDVSELQKQLKIKTVEVDMLNLTISSLQAERKKLQEDVARGAAAKKELDASRSRIKELQRQIQMEANQTKGQLMLLKQQVMGLRAKEEEVAKKDAEIEQKLKKLKNLEVEVLELRRKNKELLYEKRDLMVKLDAAQGKITESDVVAHAREEINNLRHTNEDLTKQVEGLQMNRFSEVEELVYLRWVNACLRFELRNYQTPSGKISARDLSTKLSPRSQERAKQMMLEFGSERGQGDTDLDSVSSAPSSPRSEDFDTASIDSSSSRYSFLSKRPNLMQKLKKWGRSKDDGSYLSSPSSRSLTSSSPKRSQKPKGPLESLMIRNAGDGMSITTFGKRDQESGDADDANVASSFQLMSKNVEGFADEKYPAYKDRHKLATEREKAIKEKAEQARAQRFGGGYSSVLVPSPRAALPPKLAQIKEKKAPAVNSEPGEQSSDIPNNPLAVTQLKLAQIEKRAPRVPRPPPTASAAAASGATSTASGAPPMPPRPPGAPPPPPPPGRPGGPPPPPPPPGSLSKSLAGGDKVHRAPEVVEFYQSLMKREAKKDTTSLGSKTSNVSDNRSNMIGEIENRSTFLLAVKADVETQGEFVESLASEVRAARFANIDDVVAFVHWLDEELSFLVDERAVLKHFDWPESKTDALREAAFEYQDLVKLENKATSFVDDPKLPCEEALKRMYSLLEKVEQSVYALLRTRDMTTARYKEYGIPVDWLSDSGKVGKIKLASVQLAKKYMERVTSELDALQGTEKEPNREFLLLQGVRFAFRVHQFAGGFDADSMKVFEELRSKMSSTQAPAPPASDT